The Nocardioides panzhihuensis genome has a segment encoding these proteins:
- a CDS encoding DNA polymerase domain-containing protein — MAKTPAAHVQVGEREVRISSPDRVIYEATDRTPEVTKLMVAEFFASVGDPLMRALRERPTALERWPDGWREGMKLATGPTDKEGDGFYQKRTPKGAPDYLEEVEITFPSGRKAREVCPTEPAIPVWCAQMGTLTFHPWPVRKDDVDHPDELRIDLDPQPGTDFSDVKRVAAIARETLAELGLRGFAKTSGNRGVHIYVRIRPEWTFEELRHAAIGFGRELERRDGGVTTAWWKEERGERIFVDFNQNNRDRTIASAYSLRPKPGAPVSTPLTWDELADLDDPRELNLFTVPELLADGDRWAEIDDEAYDLGPLLELWEKLPGGELNFPPDYPKMPGEPPRVQPSKKVASHWDEDGNRIDDK, encoded by the coding sequence ATGGCGAAGACACCGGCCGCACATGTGCAGGTAGGCGAGCGCGAGGTGCGGATCTCCAGCCCTGACCGGGTGATCTACGAGGCCACCGACCGGACCCCCGAGGTGACCAAGCTGATGGTCGCGGAGTTCTTCGCCTCCGTCGGCGACCCGCTGATGCGGGCGCTGCGCGAGCGCCCCACCGCCCTGGAGCGCTGGCCCGACGGCTGGCGCGAAGGCATGAAGCTGGCCACCGGACCCACAGACAAGGAAGGCGACGGCTTCTACCAGAAGCGCACGCCCAAGGGTGCTCCCGACTACCTCGAGGAGGTCGAGATCACCTTCCCGAGCGGACGTAAGGCGCGGGAGGTCTGTCCCACCGAGCCCGCGATCCCGGTCTGGTGCGCCCAGATGGGCACCCTCACCTTTCACCCCTGGCCGGTGCGCAAGGATGACGTCGACCACCCCGACGAGCTGCGCATCGACCTCGACCCGCAGCCCGGCACCGACTTCAGCGACGTCAAGCGCGTCGCAGCGATCGCCCGCGAGACCCTGGCGGAGCTCGGCCTGCGCGGTTTCGCGAAGACCAGCGGCAACCGCGGCGTGCACATCTACGTACGCATCCGGCCGGAGTGGACCTTCGAGGAGCTGCGCCACGCCGCGATCGGCTTCGGCCGTGAGCTGGAGCGTCGCGACGGGGGAGTGACCACCGCGTGGTGGAAGGAGGAGCGCGGGGAGCGCATCTTCGTCGACTTCAACCAGAACAACCGGGATCGGACGATCGCCAGCGCCTACTCGCTGCGCCCCAAGCCCGGCGCTCCGGTTTCCACCCCGCTCACCTGGGACGAGCTCGCCGACCTCGACGACCCACGAGAGCTCAACCTCTTCACAGTCCCCGAGCTCCTCGCCGACGGCGACCGCTGGGCGGAGATCGACGACGAGGCGTACGACCTCGGGCCCCTGCTCGAGCTCTGGGAGAAGCTGCCCGGAGGCGAGCTGAACTTCCCGCCCGACTACCCGAAGATGCCCGGCGAGCCACCGCGCGTGCAGCCGAGCAAGAAGGTCGCCTCCCACTGGGACGAGGACGGCAACCGGATCGACGACAAATGA
- a CDS encoding DUF4349 domain-containing protein, giving the protein MISIVSIFALGACGGSDGSGGSSADSGSVESLADQSAGKAAGPEMAAEDADAAAPKQAVTKASIISTGSASLRAKDVAKTRSQVQHITDRYAGQVTQQETSDSDDDGPSHARMVLRIPSKSFDAAMADLEETATLVDSNTTTTDVTTEVVDTEVRVKNARTSIERIRTLLSRADAIGDVIAIESELARREADLNSLLAQQAALEDQTSLSTITVSIDRAGPGGSSGDDPGFLAGLSAGWDALGASARVLAVAFGAILPWTPVVLLLIAPVWLLRRRKAVVTPAPVPATATGSAEE; this is encoded by the coding sequence GTGATCAGCATCGTCAGCATCTTCGCCCTCGGCGCCTGCGGCGGGTCGGACGGATCGGGCGGCTCCTCCGCCGACTCCGGCTCGGTCGAGTCGCTCGCCGACCAATCAGCCGGGAAGGCGGCAGGTCCGGAGATGGCCGCGGAGGATGCAGATGCCGCCGCCCCGAAGCAGGCCGTCACGAAAGCATCGATCATCTCCACCGGCTCGGCCTCGCTCCGTGCGAAAGATGTCGCGAAGACCCGTTCGCAGGTCCAGCACATCACCGATCGGTACGCCGGCCAGGTCACCCAGCAGGAGACCAGCGACAGCGACGACGACGGCCCGAGCCATGCCCGGATGGTCCTCCGGATCCCGTCGAAGTCGTTCGACGCTGCGATGGCCGACCTCGAGGAGACCGCCACCCTGGTGGACTCCAACACCACGACCACCGACGTCACCACCGAGGTCGTCGACACCGAGGTGCGGGTGAAGAACGCCCGAACGAGCATCGAGAGGATCCGTACGCTCCTCTCCCGCGCCGATGCGATCGGTGACGTCATCGCGATCGAGTCCGAGCTCGCCCGCCGCGAGGCCGATCTCAACTCGCTGCTCGCCCAGCAGGCGGCCCTCGAGGACCAGACCTCGCTCTCGACGATCACGGTGAGCATCGACCGGGCCGGCCCCGGCGGCTCCTCCGGGGACGACCCCGGCTTCCTGGCCGGTCTGAGCGCCGGCTGGGACGCGCTCGGGGCCTCGGCTCGGGTGCTCGCGGTCGCCTTCGGCGCCATCCTTCCGTGGACGCCGGTCGTCCTGCTCCTCATCGCGCCCGTCTGGCTCCTTCGGCGGCGGAAGGCGGTCGTCACGCCGGCTCCGGTCCCGGCCACGGCCACGGGCTCGGCAGAGGAATAA
- a CDS encoding serine hydrolase domain-containing protein produces the protein MSTTHALREQLARLMEERHVPGLQAVVLHHGEIVASETLGVANLEHDVAVTRESVFSINSMAKAFTGIALMQLVESGDLDLDAPVSRYLDALPEAWQPITIRQLATLTSGLPEIMAYGADSSVGLVAADEEAAWAVVHAAPMEFEPGRGYNYVQTNYALLGKVIDRLSGKPFVDFIAERQFDIAGMTHTRYANDHDLIPHRADTYMSIDASGEPTGRIDRSRLDWPHVLRTAAGLHSTADDLAAWMSALESGALLSPASRDTLWTPVPTYDGSPGLWGIGWLVFERPQGLVPAPGGGGKAQIARYPDGLTLIVLTNLLGAFPEHVAVAHGKPIDLVYMDDLLPYCPR, from the coding sequence ATGAGCACGACACACGCACTGCGCGAGCAGCTCGCTCGGCTGATGGAGGAGCGCCACGTGCCCGGGCTGCAGGCCGTGGTGCTGCATCACGGCGAGATCGTGGCTTCGGAGACACTCGGCGTGGCCAACCTCGAGCACGACGTGGCGGTGACCCGGGAGTCGGTGTTCTCCATCAACTCCATGGCCAAGGCGTTCACCGGGATCGCCCTGATGCAGCTGGTCGAGTCCGGCGACCTCGACCTCGATGCCCCGGTCTCGCGCTACCTCGACGCGCTGCCCGAGGCCTGGCAGCCGATCACGATCCGACAGCTCGCCACCCTCACCTCCGGGCTCCCGGAGATCATGGCCTACGGCGCGGACAGCTCGGTCGGGCTGGTCGCTGCGGACGAGGAGGCCGCCTGGGCTGTCGTGCACGCCGCGCCGATGGAGTTCGAGCCCGGCCGAGGCTACAACTATGTACAGACCAACTACGCCCTGCTCGGTAAGGTCATCGACCGGCTCAGTGGCAAGCCGTTCGTCGACTTCATCGCCGAGCGCCAGTTCGACATCGCCGGGATGACCCACACGCGCTACGCCAACGACCACGACCTCATTCCCCACAGGGCAGACACGTACATGAGCATCGATGCCTCGGGTGAGCCCACGGGGCGCATCGACAGGAGCCGCCTGGACTGGCCGCACGTGCTCCGTACCGCCGCGGGACTCCATAGCACCGCCGACGACCTGGCCGCCTGGATGTCGGCCCTCGAGAGCGGTGCGCTGCTCTCCCCGGCGAGTCGCGACACGCTGTGGACCCCGGTCCCCACGTACGACGGCAGCCCCGGCTTGTGGGGGATCGGCTGGCTGGTCTTCGAGCGACCTCAAGGGCTGGTCCCGGCGCCGGGCGGTGGTGGAAAGGCCCAGATCGCCCGGTATCCCGACGGGCTGACGCTGATCGTGCTCACCAACCTGCTCGGCGCGTTCCCCGAGCACGTGGCGGTTGCCCACGGCAAGCCGATCGACCTCGTCTACATGGACGACCTCCTCCCGTACTGCCCGCGCTGA
- a CDS encoding ABC transporter permease, whose protein sequence is MTAQRVTLFLMRRLGALLAMLTILSFVIYSLLYIAPGSPVDILLGSQPRTPETVQLLNERYHLDEPFLTQYWIWAQSALQLDFGTSIQTTLPVEEEISSRLPVSLFLGVFAFALTMVLGVGLGVVSALRRKTAIDRGIVGATVIALSTPAFVSGVLLLFLFAIVVPIFPAAGAGEGFADRAWHLTLPAVALALTVSAFVLKHTRAALIGVIDQDYVTFARARGLGSARILLTYVLRNALIPIVTISGLVLGALITSAFLVEVTFSLPGIGTLLVDAAINKDLPMIQGVALVIAVVIMVANLLADLLYMAVDPRIRLGRNAA, encoded by the coding sequence ATGACTGCTCAACGCGTGACGCTGTTCCTCATGCGACGCCTCGGCGCGTTGCTCGCGATGCTGACGATCTTGTCCTTCGTCATCTACTCGCTCCTCTACATCGCGCCCGGCAGCCCGGTTGACATCCTGCTCGGTTCGCAGCCGCGTACGCCGGAGACCGTGCAGCTGCTCAACGAGCGCTACCACCTCGACGAGCCGTTCCTGACCCAGTACTGGATCTGGGCGCAGTCGGCTCTACAGCTGGACTTCGGCACCTCGATCCAGACCACTCTCCCGGTCGAGGAGGAGATCAGCTCGCGACTTCCGGTCTCGCTGTTCCTGGGTGTCTTCGCCTTCGCGCTCACCATGGTCCTCGGCGTCGGTCTCGGGGTGGTCTCGGCGCTGCGGCGAAAGACCGCCATCGACCGCGGGATCGTCGGCGCGACGGTGATTGCGCTGAGCACGCCGGCGTTCGTCAGTGGCGTACTTCTGCTGTTCCTGTTCGCCATCGTCGTCCCGATCTTCCCGGCCGCAGGTGCGGGAGAGGGCTTCGCCGACCGGGCATGGCACCTGACTCTGCCTGCCGTGGCACTGGCGCTGACGGTCTCGGCGTTCGTGCTCAAGCACACCCGGGCCGCGCTGATCGGGGTCATCGACCAGGACTACGTGACGTTCGCTCGTGCGCGGGGCCTCGGGTCGGCGCGGATCCTGCTCACCTACGTGCTCCGCAACGCCCTCATCCCGATCGTCACCATCAGTGGGTTGGTGCTCGGAGCCTTGATCACCAGCGCGTTCCTGGTCGAGGTGACGTTCTCGTTGCCCGGCATCGGGACCCTCCTCGTCGATGCCGCGATCAACAAGGACCTGCCCATGATCCAAGGCGTCGCGCTGGTGATCGCCGTGGTCATCATGGTCGCGAATCTGCTCGCGGACCTTCTCTACATGGCAGTCGACCCCCGGATCCGCCTTGGAAGGAACGCAGCATGA
- a CDS encoding ATP-dependent DNA ligase has protein sequence MDLPVMPPILPMLAKPASLEKVLSMAPNVQLEPKWDGFRCIVFKDGDEVELASRNTKPLTRYFPEVVEALREVLPEKIVLDGEIFVAVGDRLEFEVLQQRIHPAESRINLLAEETPAAYAAFDLLALGDRSFLDEPLSERRAALEDVFAGLDELDHRKRSVHLCTTTTDPEVAQDWFTRFEGAGLDGVMAKPLDAPYVPDKRTMLKIKHSRTADVVVAGYREHKTSTPENPLLGSLLLGLYAPGEDGRPELQHIGVSASFTAARRAELWQELQELVVPIEEHPWGRWSEWLTANPDRVPGTQSRWSQGKDLSFTPLRPERVVEVGYDHMEGRRFRHTAQFKRWRPDREPESCGYDQLEEPVAYELAEVLGVPR, from the coding sequence GTGGACCTTCCAGTGATGCCGCCGATCCTGCCGATGCTGGCCAAGCCGGCATCGCTCGAGAAGGTGCTTTCGATGGCGCCCAACGTCCAACTGGAGCCCAAGTGGGACGGGTTCAGGTGCATCGTGTTCAAGGACGGCGACGAGGTGGAGCTGGCCTCGCGCAATACCAAACCGCTGACTCGCTACTTCCCCGAGGTGGTCGAGGCGCTTCGCGAGGTGCTGCCGGAGAAGATCGTGCTCGACGGAGAGATCTTCGTGGCGGTCGGCGACCGGCTGGAGTTCGAGGTTCTGCAGCAGCGGATCCACCCGGCCGAGTCGCGGATCAACCTGCTGGCGGAGGAGACGCCCGCTGCGTACGCGGCCTTCGATCTGCTCGCGCTGGGCGACAGGTCGTTCCTCGACGAACCGCTGTCGGAGCGGCGGGCCGCGCTCGAGGACGTCTTCGCGGGTCTCGACGAGCTCGACCACCGGAAGCGAAGCGTGCATCTGTGCACGACGACGACCGACCCCGAGGTCGCCCAGGACTGGTTCACCCGGTTCGAGGGCGCCGGGCTGGACGGGGTGATGGCCAAGCCGCTGGACGCCCCCTACGTCCCCGACAAGCGGACGATGCTGAAGATCAAGCACTCGCGTACGGCTGACGTGGTCGTAGCGGGCTATCGCGAGCACAAGACCTCGACGCCGGAGAACCCGTTGCTCGGGAGCCTGCTGCTGGGTCTGTACGCACCCGGGGAGGACGGCCGGCCGGAGCTGCAGCACATCGGGGTCTCAGCCTCGTTCACCGCCGCGCGACGCGCCGAGCTGTGGCAGGAGCTCCAGGAGCTGGTCGTTCCGATCGAGGAGCACCCGTGGGGACGCTGGAGCGAGTGGCTGACCGCCAACCCCGACCGCGTCCCCGGCACCCAGAGCCGCTGGTCACAGGGGAAGGACTTGTCCTTCACCCCGCTGCGTCCCGAGCGGGTCGTCGAGGTCGGCTACGACCACATGGAGGGACGCCGGTTCCGGCACACTGCCCAGTTCAAGCGCTGGCGTCCCGACCGCGAGCCGGAGTCGTGCGGGTACGACCAGCTCGAGGAACCCGTGGCGTACGAGCTGGCGGAAGTGCTCGGAGTGCCCCGCTGA
- a CDS encoding SDR family NAD(P)-dependent oxidoreductase, with the protein MDIHGTSAIVTGAASGLGAATARALADAGAHVVALDLAFDGVEPVSGVTHVSTDVTDPIQVRRAVAEAATAAPLRIAVNCAGIGPSARIVGRAGVHDFDLFAKVVSVNLVGTFTVLALAAEEMARSTELEHGQRGVVINTASIAAYDGQVGQTAYASSKGGVVSMTLPAARDLARHGIRVNTIAPGIVETPMLATVSEEYRAGLAEGVPFPQRLARPEEFALLVTQLIAHDYINGEVVRMDGALRMAPR; encoded by the coding sequence ATGGACATCCACGGCACCTCCGCAATCGTCACCGGCGCAGCGTCGGGGCTGGGAGCAGCGACCGCTCGCGCACTGGCCGACGCCGGCGCACACGTCGTCGCGCTGGACCTCGCCTTCGACGGCGTCGAGCCGGTCTCCGGCGTGACCCACGTCTCGACCGACGTCACAGACCCGATCCAGGTACGGCGCGCGGTGGCCGAGGCCGCCACCGCCGCGCCGCTACGGATCGCGGTGAACTGCGCCGGGATCGGCCCCTCGGCCCGCATTGTCGGGCGTGCCGGAGTCCACGACTTCGACCTCTTCGCGAAGGTCGTGTCGGTCAACCTGGTCGGCACCTTCACGGTGCTGGCGCTGGCGGCCGAGGAGATGGCGCGCAGCACCGAGCTCGAGCATGGCCAGCGCGGCGTCGTGATCAACACCGCCTCGATCGCCGCCTACGATGGCCAGGTCGGGCAGACCGCGTACGCCTCCTCGAAGGGCGGCGTGGTCTCGATGACCCTCCCGGCAGCCAGGGACCTCGCCCGGCACGGCATCCGCGTCAACACCATCGCACCCGGCATCGTCGAGACCCCGATGCTCGCCACCGTGAGCGAGGAATATCGCGCCGGGCTCGCGGAAGGCGTGCCCTTCCCGCAGCGCTTGGCCAGGCCCGAGGAGTTCGCTCTGCTGGTGACCCAGCTCATCGCGCACGACTATATCAACGGCGAGGTCGTCCGGATGGATGGTGCCCTCCGGATGGCGCCCCGCTGA
- a CDS encoding pyroglutamyl peptidase, with the protein MSTRTTALTAATAALAAAITLGLTGAPSTASTNPACGTVASPDTRVEHTRLTDPTVTDILARSGFDDVAGAVRTAVCDAGSSRAATAAARLAGQALWQRAVDRVQGRGDAGGDLPRSDDRPLYWARLAGELEIARVAPAYRTWSEDARAKVLAAFDRSSRGIESTAFARGESGRSRQVLASGFDPFTLDRNIRQSNPSGATALAMDGRVVQTAKGPVEIQTVVFPVLWEPFAQGTVERAFLPHLVPGKRDVDTAITISQGRAGRFDLEVWNGAHRGTFPDNDRVSVNETIPIPEDVPHADPQPQWTRTTLPVEAMKAAVPGTYPVNINRTITEIPAGSTAPVTREDPTPGSTAVAGGGGDYLSNESAYRTTALRDALQADTKQGHIHVPILDGDASGEPLADMRADIVAQALDLVAAAATS; encoded by the coding sequence ATGTCGACTCGAACCACGGCCCTGACCGCCGCTACGGCGGCCCTGGCCGCCGCCATCACCCTCGGCCTCACCGGCGCTCCCTCGACCGCGAGCACCAACCCGGCCTGCGGGACGGTCGCCTCGCCCGACACCCGGGTGGAGCACACCCGGCTCACCGACCCGACGGTGACCGACATCCTGGCCCGCTCCGGGTTCGACGACGTCGCCGGCGCGGTGAGGACGGCCGTCTGCGACGCCGGCAGCAGCAGGGCCGCCACCGCTGCGGCACGGCTCGCCGGCCAGGCGCTGTGGCAGCGTGCGGTCGACCGCGTACAGGGCCGCGGCGACGCCGGTGGCGACCTGCCGCGCAGCGACGACCGGCCGCTCTACTGGGCCCGGCTCGCGGGCGAGCTGGAGATCGCGCGAGTCGCTCCCGCGTACCGGACCTGGTCCGAGGACGCCCGGGCGAAAGTGCTGGCGGCCTTCGACCGGAGCTCGCGCGGGATCGAGTCGACCGCCTTCGCCCGCGGCGAGTCCGGCCGGTCCCGGCAGGTGCTGGCCTCCGGCTTCGACCCGTTCACCCTTGATCGCAACATCCGCCAGTCGAACCCGTCCGGGGCGACGGCGCTGGCGATGGACGGGCGCGTCGTCCAGACGGCGAAGGGTCCGGTCGAGATCCAGACCGTGGTGTTCCCGGTGCTGTGGGAGCCGTTCGCGCAGGGCACCGTCGAGCGCGCGTTCCTGCCACACCTGGTCCCCGGCAAGCGCGACGTGGACACCGCCATCACCATCAGCCAGGGCCGCGCGGGCCGTTTCGACCTGGAGGTCTGGAACGGCGCCCATCGCGGCACCTTCCCCGACAACGACCGCGTCAGCGTCAACGAGACGATCCCGATTCCCGAGGACGTACCTCATGCCGACCCGCAGCCGCAGTGGACCCGGACCACGCTGCCGGTCGAGGCGATGAAGGCGGCCGTGCCCGGCACCTACCCGGTGAACATCAACCGGACCATCACCGAGATCCCGGCCGGATCGACCGCGCCGGTCACCCGCGAGGACCCGACGCCGGGCTCCACGGCGGTCGCCGGCGGCGGCGGTGACTACCTGTCCAACGAGTCGGCCTACCGCACCACCGCCCTCCGCGACGCGCTCCAGGCCGACACCAAGCAGGGTCACATCCACGTACCGATCCTCGACGGGGACGCCAGCGGTGAACCGCTGGCCGACATGCGGGCAGACATCGTGGCCCAGGCTCTCGATCTCGTGGCGGCTGCGGCGACGAGCTGA
- a CDS encoding AMP-binding protein — MVTDRRFEHLNDLLVRALRTHSGKTLVVESDGTTWTGAQLEVAIARCAAVLDGLGLRSGDRVALLSGNRIEVLFVQQAVAALGGVFVPLHPLGSPADFAHILDDAAATHVVVDGARIDEITEAVEIAGSSAQVLRIGGGGADDLRVLMAAETATVLEPRPSDLEAICRIVYTGGTTGVPKASQVSFRSMSTMYGIQLADWQWPDEIRNLLVAPLSHAGGVNFVPTIAQGGTLYVQQNFDAGEFLAAVERHRITCALLVPTMISAILDHPHLSKHDTSSLATVFYGASPISPQRLRDAIARFGPIFFQFYGQAEAPTTVCVMRREEHDVTSDARMASCGRPVAEAEVRLVDHDDVEVPDGQPGELCVRGPLLMSGYLNLPEDTAQAMRGGWVHTGDVAVRDPDGFLRIVDRAKDLVITGGFNVYPRSVEDALEEHPAVAAASVFGVPDDYWGEILVAAVEVRDPGVTVDDLKAHVRARKGSVQTPKRIDIVESIPLTQVGKRDKKALRRAFIEQAQATTTGGPR, encoded by the coding sequence GTGGTTACCGACCGACGCTTCGAGCACCTCAACGATCTGCTTGTCCGTGCGCTACGTACGCACTCGGGCAAGACGCTCGTCGTCGAGTCCGACGGCACGACCTGGACCGGGGCACAGCTCGAGGTCGCGATCGCGCGGTGCGCGGCAGTTCTGGACGGGCTCGGTCTCCGGTCAGGCGACCGGGTCGCGCTGCTCTCCGGCAACCGCATCGAGGTGCTCTTCGTCCAGCAGGCCGTTGCCGCGCTGGGCGGCGTCTTCGTGCCGTTGCACCCTTTGGGCAGCCCCGCCGACTTCGCGCACATCCTCGACGACGCCGCGGCGACCCATGTGGTCGTGGACGGCGCGCGGATCGACGAGATCACCGAGGCGGTCGAGATCGCGGGCAGCAGCGCGCAGGTCCTGAGGATCGGGGGCGGGGGAGCCGACGACCTGCGGGTGCTCATGGCGGCCGAGACCGCGACCGTGCTCGAGCCGCGTCCCAGCGACCTCGAGGCGATCTGCCGCATCGTCTACACCGGCGGCACCACCGGGGTGCCGAAGGCGAGCCAGGTCAGCTTCCGCAGCATGTCGACGATGTATGGCATCCAGCTCGCGGACTGGCAGTGGCCCGACGAGATCCGCAACCTGCTGGTCGCGCCGCTCAGCCATGCGGGCGGAGTCAACTTCGTGCCGACGATCGCCCAAGGCGGCACCCTCTACGTCCAGCAGAACTTCGACGCGGGCGAGTTCCTGGCTGCGGTCGAACGGCATCGCATCACGTGTGCGCTGCTCGTGCCGACGATGATCAGCGCAATCCTGGACCACCCGCACCTGAGCAAGCACGACACCTCCAGCCTCGCCACCGTGTTCTACGGCGCCTCGCCCATCTCCCCCCAGCGGCTCAGGGACGCCATCGCCCGGTTCGGGCCGATCTTCTTCCAGTTCTACGGCCAGGCCGAGGCGCCGACCACCGTATGCGTGATGCGGCGCGAGGAGCATGACGTCACCTCCGACGCCCGCATGGCCTCCTGCGGGCGGCCTGTGGCCGAGGCCGAGGTGCGCCTCGTCGACCACGACGACGTCGAGGTCCCCGACGGGCAGCCGGGCGAGCTGTGTGTCCGCGGCCCCCTCCTGATGAGCGGCTATCTCAACCTGCCTGAGGACACGGCTCAAGCGATGCGCGGCGGTTGGGTGCACACCGGTGACGTCGCCGTACGAGACCCGGACGGCTTCCTGCGCATCGTTGACCGCGCCAAGGATCTCGTCATCACCGGCGGTTTCAACGTCTACCCCCGCAGTGTCGAGGATGCACTCGAGGAGCACCCCGCTGTGGCTGCTGCGTCGGTCTTCGGTGTCCCGGACGACTACTGGGGCGAGATCCTCGTCGCCGCGGTCGAGGTGCGCGATCCTGGTGTCACGGTCGACGACCTCAAGGCACACGTACGCGCGCGCAAGGGCTCCGTACAGACTCCGAAGCGCATCGACATCGTCGAGAGCATCCCGCTGACCCAGGTCGGGAAGCGTGACAAGAAGGCGCTCAGACGCGCGTTCATCGAGCAGGCGCAAGCCACTACGACCGGAGGACCCCGATGA
- a CDS encoding DUF2817 domain-containing protein, giving the protein MSEAFSDTYAEARRRFLDLVAERGAQLESVPHPTERGADGEELAIDVATFGDPEAAKSFLVVSGTHGQEGFLGSALQLELLRELEIPDGVNIVALHALNPWGFSHHSRTDEDNIDLNRNFLDHEDPFPRNELYRELFPTLCPEGWTEETSDWSGVLDEMVRAHGPQQMITALSGGQAVEPTGITYVGDRPAWSHTVVAELLPHVLANAEKIAFIEWHTGIGEWGELAHICSLPAGSPGHERVVDWLGESARTSFSSSARMSEGHTPSYTGFFSAWLPSTAPWAEWAGLLIEVGTYDNLTVLNTVRIDRWLKYATGQTYTSREEMLDLMMEGLNPASPAWRAAAMKNGIDAQMRMLEGLTQW; this is encoded by the coding sequence GTGAGCGAAGCGTTCAGCGATACGTATGCCGAGGCGCGTCGCCGGTTCCTCGACTTGGTGGCTGAGCGGGGCGCGCAGCTCGAGTCAGTGCCACATCCGACCGAGCGCGGTGCTGACGGTGAGGAGCTGGCCATCGACGTGGCCACGTTCGGTGATCCCGAGGCGGCCAAGAGCTTTCTCGTCGTCTCGGGGACGCATGGTCAGGAGGGCTTCCTCGGCTCGGCCCTCCAGCTCGAGCTGCTCCGCGAACTCGAGATTCCCGATGGGGTCAACATCGTGGCGCTGCATGCGCTGAATCCGTGGGGCTTCTCGCACCACTCGCGCACCGACGAGGACAACATCGACCTCAATCGCAACTTCCTCGACCACGAGGACCCGTTTCCTCGCAACGAGCTCTATCGCGAGCTGTTTCCGACGCTGTGCCCTGAGGGCTGGACGGAGGAGACGAGCGACTGGAGCGGTGTCCTCGACGAGATGGTGCGTGCCCATGGGCCGCAGCAGATGATCACTGCCCTCTCGGGCGGACAGGCTGTAGAGCCGACGGGCATCACCTACGTCGGGGACCGCCCGGCCTGGTCGCACACGGTCGTCGCCGAGCTCCTGCCACATGTGCTGGCCAACGCCGAGAAGATCGCCTTCATCGAGTGGCACACCGGCATCGGCGAGTGGGGCGAGCTCGCGCACATCTGCAGCCTTCCGGCCGGCTCGCCCGGGCATGAGCGGGTGGTCGACTGGCTAGGGGAGTCGGCGCGCACGAGCTTCTCCTCCTCTGCCCGGATGTCGGAGGGGCACACGCCGTCCTACACCGGATTCTTCTCCGCCTGGCTGCCCAGCACCGCGCCGTGGGCGGAGTGGGCCGGACTCCTGATCGAGGTCGGCACCTACGACAACCTGACCGTGCTCAACACCGTGCGCATCGACCGGTGGTTGAAGTACGCCACCGGACAGACCTACACCTCGCGCGAGGAGATGCTGGACCTGATGATGGAAGGGCTCAACCCGGCTTCGCCGGCTTGGCGCGCGGCAGCCATGAAGAATGGGATCGACGCTCAGATGCGCATGCTTGAAGGGCTGACCCAGTGGTGA
- a CDS encoding MarR family transcriptional regulator, with translation MDLDRDLIEVTQQEFERRGAHSHRQLAVSLEVERINRLVQVAAQPALAAENLTFAGWQALTALSFHPAKQMPTAKLALRVAAHPTTITRTVDRLERSKFVRRSQGSDRRVTVVTLLPAGEAAQEAVATSLDDSEFGLAGVPEDSLDELAGMLRKVRLLVEERIASSD, from the coding sequence GTGGACTTGGATCGCGACCTCATCGAGGTCACGCAACAGGAGTTCGAGCGTCGTGGTGCCCATTCCCACCGTCAGCTCGCCGTATCCCTCGAGGTGGAGCGGATCAACCGCCTGGTGCAAGTGGCCGCTCAGCCGGCCCTTGCTGCAGAGAACCTGACCTTTGCCGGCTGGCAGGCGCTGACCGCGCTCAGCTTTCATCCGGCCAAGCAGATGCCAACTGCCAAGCTGGCACTGCGTGTGGCGGCACACCCGACGACCATCACCCGCACCGTCGACCGGCTCGAGCGCAGCAAGTTCGTCCGGCGATCGCAGGGCAGCGACCGGCGCGTCACCGTCGTCACCCTGCTTCCTGCGGGTGAGGCCGCCCAGGAGGCTGTCGCCACCTCGCTCGACGACAGCGAGTTCGGGCTCGCCGGAGTTCCGGAGGACTCGCTGGACGAGCTCGCTGGGATGCTGCGAAAGGTCCGGCTGCTCGTCGAGGAGCGAATCGCCAGTTCCGACTGA